The Magallana gigas chromosome 6, xbMagGiga1.1, whole genome shotgun sequence genome includes the window GAAGGTTTTGATTCtgattttgacaattttctATCCGAAATGGTCGTTTCGGACATCGATATAACTTTAACCCAACAGGCATTTGCCGATTTGAAAAAATCCGATAATCCCGGGTTGCCAGCCCCAGAAACGCCAACAAGTACTCGTTTTGCCAAGCTTTCCGACGACGAAATTAAAGGATTTCAGGAACTCACACAATCAAATGCTACAAAACATAGCACCAAATGGGGTATAAAGATTCTTACAGGTACGcttcttttttctaaaaaagtaaatattagtAAGCAGCAATTAAACGCAAACAAAAACAGCCGATATTATGCAGTTacagttttttctcaaataactGTCAAAACATGGATATCATTGTGCGTTTTCTATTACAGATTGGCATATTGAAACGTTTGGGGTCCCTCTAGATCTGGCTGAGATTTGCGAGGAGGATCTGGCGAAAAAACTCAGTCGCTTTTACTGTGAAGCAAAACCCCAAAACCCGAAAAAGGAGCATACCTccgaatatcataaaaatacaatgaaaGCAATCAGAGCCGCCATAAACAGGCATTTATCCGAAATCGGTCGAAATATAGACATTGTAAACGATAAGGCGttcaaaactgcaaataaaagtttgacCGGTCTCATGAAGCATAGAATGGTCACTGGAACTTCTCACCCTACAACTCATAAGGAGATCATTCACAAATCAGATTTACAGAAAATTTCTGCTTACCTGGAGAGTGCATATTCTTCTCCAGTCAATCTGCGACTTGCAATGTGGTACATCATCGCAATACATTTTGTGTCTCGGGGTCTTGAATTCCATCATCAGCTTCGGGTAGATTCCTTCGATTTCAAAGTTGACGAAGAAGGCTCCATATATGCTTGTTTGAAgcatgaaacaaaacaaaaaaactatcAAGGTGGCATTCACAAACTTGAAGCACTGAACGACAAAAGAATGTATGAAACTGGAAACGAAACTTGTCCTGTGAAGATATTGAAGTTCTTCTTGTCTAAAACGGACCCAAATGCGTCTCCTCTTTTCAATAAATGCGTTAAAGATGCCATTTCTTACCCGAAAGATTGCAACACATGGTACACAGCCGATCCCATGAAAAAGCGATCATATGTTAATTTCCTTCCGGATATTTGCAAGGCCGCCGGGTGCAAACGTTACACAGCTCACTGTCTAAGAGCGACAGCAATTCAGGTCATGAACGACGCTGGATTTGAAGCAAGACACATCATGTACTTCTCCGGGCATCGCAACGAAGCTTCCATACGTAGCTATAATCGTGAACTGTCTTCTACCCCCCAAAAAAGTGCGAGAGCAACTTTATCCACAATAACCACCGCAAGTGTCAAAATAAATGATCCATCTGAAGATTCATGTGTAATTTCCGGCCAACAATCACAGAATCTTCAAATCGTTCCCTATAATTCTGTAAATTCCAACTTACCTGTCAAAAATGAACTTAATTGTTCCACCATGTCCGACTCGAGCATTAAATCTGGAGTTTTGAATAACTCCCGCTTTGAGAACTGTTCCATTACCATCAAGTACAATCTCGACTGAGGTGTAGATCGACCGCCTTACCGCGCAGGAGGAAAGTACCTTCCGCTATCACGAAATAAACACTCTAGTTATTTACTATTTTGCaattacacacattttttttaaaaatcaaatgatatttgatttgataatttgTTGTATCGACTTAATAAATTTGCTAATTTGACTCTTCAATACATGTCTGTGAGTTTTCATGTACAACACACGTGTGATGCAAGTGTCAAATGACGTATTCCTGGGGCGCCAGTggggtttgcataattatacGAATTAAAACAAcggtaaaaatgttataattatcAGATCTTTAATCGTGCAcattagaaataatataaatataagtagtaaggaatcattctttgaatattatgaggtgatcatttcggtcggagcgtggtcaaatctatcatgaagcccttcgggctttatttgatttgaccacgccccgaccgaaatcatcacctcataatactcaaagaatgattccttattccttatataatacGGGACAAttacaatcgcaacttctcgggcctttccggaaGATTTGGAAAAACAACTcgaatgtattttaataatttgtcaaccctgaattgatgaaCACTACTCATCAATAGAAATGAgatactctatatgcaatatttttgccaaaaacatatttaagttcaatgttcaacagctgatatttttttcataaataatcggaaatcaaaatcctagcgaTATGTACacatctgatatatgtacaattgatctgcaaaagaacaacttcctatcttgaaaactgtagtaggagttatccgtacaatagactacatgtatatgcaatattttgcccaaaaatgactaattTCAACAGCTGGGTTTTTTCCATAGATTATTAGAAATCATAATCCTAGTAATATgtacacctctgatatatgtacaattgatctgcaacaGAACAACTTCCTATATTGAAAAACTGTATAAGGAGTTTatcgtacaataggggtacccaatatgcaatattttgccaaaacgAAAAGATTCAGGCTTGGAAAAACCATGAACACGTTTAAACTAGAGTttgccaacgaaaataaaagACCTAGAAGATTGAAATACAATCAAATAATCAAGTTCATCTGATGTAGTAAGTAATAATAGTACAAATTAAGATATCTTGCTGTTAAATTCAATCGATAAATCAGGGGAACATGTCATAAAgcattacattataaaaatacaattctaCCTTTAGTCACAATCGTCACATTGTCCCCCTCTTAAAATTGTTTGGTGTCCTCACCAAAGCTTTAGGTAATACTAGTAATTCTAATACAAAGAATTATATAATTAGGTTTAAGTATGACAAACAAGATCCCCAATATACATACAATACTTATAATTCCTCAATTCAATCAATTCATATGCTCCATATATGTACTATACATGTTATAAAAAAGGATCACATTTCACTGTATATACATTAACATATCAGAACATAGTTGTCACAAAATCAATACAATTCAAATCACATAATAACACGTACTTAAACACAATACACAAGGTCCATTATAAAGTTTCAATCAACTTTCTTTACTATAGATCTCACTGCCGGTCGTCGTTGGGTGCTAGATCTGAAAGAAGTGGTCTCTCTTCTCTCCTCTGTTCTCTGGTGTTTTGCGCTATTTCTTCTAATACTATTGTGTTCTTACGTAGTCCAGTGTTTACCATAGTTAACTTAAGAGCTGACCATTTTGCTTTGTGGCTTCTAACAGCTCTCTCAGCACGCTTAAAGTGTCTCTCATAAGTTCCATCTTTTCGTTCTCTATGCTTTCTACTGCAAATTGGTCAATTCCTTCTTGTTGAAGAATCTCATCGAGAACGTTGGATTCCTTCGCATCATCCGTGTTGATTGGCAATGGAATTTCCGGAAGGATTGGTGCTGGCACCACTGGCTCATCCTCTATCAGCGGCTCTGGGATGATTGTCAAGGGCTCTGGTACTACTGCTTCGGTTTGGACCCACAGATTGTCTCCGGCTGTTGTACTCCCCTCCTCATTGGACTTCTTTGCTCTCTTCATCCAGATCCGCTGGCTCTCCTCCCAGGTTAACTtctttacatgtaattctgtCAACTGGAGAGGATCCTCCTTTTTATGCACATACTTTAATATGTCCTCCGCCTTTTTTCCTTGAAGGTCTGTGGGGGCGATATCCTTTGGTGTGCCAAGCACTTCCCTCTCTGTTTTCCCCCATAAAATGGCACAGGCTGCAGTAAAATGGTACTGAATCTAATGCGGCGTGA containing:
- the LOC136276451 gene encoding uncharacterized protein, producing MVVSDIDITLTQQAFADLKKSDNPGLPAPETPTSTRFAKLSDDEIKGFQELTQSNATKHSTKWGIKILTDWHIETFGVPLDLAEICEEDLAKKLSRFYCEAKPQNPKKEHTSEYHKNTMKAIRAAINRHLSEIGRNIDIVNDKAFKTANKSLTGLMKHRMVTGTSHPTTHKEIIHKSDLQKISAYLESAYSSPVNLRLAMWYIIAIHFVSRGLEFHHQLRVDSFDFKVDEEGSIYACLKHETKQKNYQGGIHKLEALNDKRMYETGNETCPVKILKFFLSKTDPNASPLFNKCVKDAISYPKDCNTWYTADPMKKRSYVNFLPDICKAAGCKRYTAHCLRATAIQVMNDAGFEARHIMYFSGHRNEASIRSYNRELSSTPQKSARATLSTITTASVKINDPSEDSCVISGQQSQNLQIVPYNSVNSNLPVKNELNCSTMSDSSIKSGVLNNSRFENCSITIKYNLD